One genomic region from Paroceanicella profunda encodes:
- a CDS encoding homoserine dehydrogenase has protein sequence MSDPAKRPLRIGLAGLGTVGAGVVKMVQTHAELIAARAGRPLSIVAVSARSRAKDRGVDLSAYAWEDDAVALARRADVDVFVEVMGGENGPAKAGTQAAIAAGKHVVTANKALLARHGQALAEAAEAAGVALRYEAAVAGGIPVIKALGEGLAGNGITRVMGVMNGTCNYILTEMEKTGADYADVLADAQRLGYAEADPSFDVGGIDAAHKLALLSALAFGTKVDFDGVAIEGIERITLPDIEQAADMGYRIKLLGVARMNADGLEQRMQPCLVPLSSPVGQLDGVTNAVVIEGDFIKGVTLQGPGAGEGPTASAILGDLIDIARGLNVPAFGQPAASLKPAARSSGGTAAAWYIRILLRDAPGMLARVATVLGGHEISINMMRQYGHEGPGAPVVIVTHPADTARMQSALTEIDGLEVSLAAPVALRIETL, from the coding sequence ATGAGTGACCCCGCGAAACGACCGCTCCGCATAGGCCTGGCCGGGCTCGGCACCGTGGGTGCCGGGGTCGTGAAGATGGTCCAGACCCATGCGGAGCTGATCGCCGCGCGCGCCGGGCGCCCGCTTTCGATCGTCGCCGTCTCCGCCCGCTCGCGGGCGAAGGACCGCGGTGTCGACCTCTCGGCCTATGCCTGGGAGGATGACGCGGTGGCGCTGGCGCGGCGCGCGGACGTGGACGTGTTCGTCGAGGTGATGGGCGGCGAGAACGGCCCGGCCAAGGCCGGCACGCAGGCCGCCATCGCCGCCGGCAAGCATGTGGTGACCGCGAACAAGGCGCTGCTCGCCCGCCACGGCCAGGCGCTGGCCGAGGCCGCCGAGGCCGCCGGCGTGGCGCTGCGCTACGAGGCGGCGGTGGCCGGCGGCATCCCGGTGATCAAGGCGCTGGGCGAGGGGCTGGCCGGCAACGGCATCACCCGCGTGATGGGCGTGATGAACGGCACCTGCAACTACATCCTCACCGAGATGGAGAAGACCGGCGCCGATTATGCCGACGTGCTGGCCGACGCGCAGCGCCTGGGCTATGCGGAGGCCGACCCGAGCTTCGACGTGGGCGGCATCGACGCGGCGCACAAGCTCGCCCTGCTCTCCGCCCTCGCCTTCGGCACGAAGGTGGATTTCGACGGCGTGGCCATCGAGGGCATCGAGCGCATCACCCTGCCGGACATCGAGCAGGCCGCCGACATGGGCTACCGCATCAAGCTGCTGGGCGTGGCGCGCATGAACGCCGACGGGCTGGAGCAGCGCATGCAGCCCTGCCTGGTGCCGCTCAGCTCGCCCGTCGGCCAGCTCGACGGGGTGACGAACGCGGTGGTCATCGAGGGCGATTTCATCAAGGGCGTCACCCTGCAGGGCCCCGGTGCGGGCGAGGGGCCGACCGCCTCCGCCATCCTGGGCGACCTGATCGACATCGCGCGCGGCCTGAACGTTCCGGCCTTCGGCCAGCCCGCGGCTTCGCTGAAGCCGGCGGCGCGCTCCTCCGGCGGGACGGCGGCGGCCTGGTACATCCGCATCCTGCTGCGCGACGCGCCGGGCATGCTGGCCCGGGTGGCCACGGTGCTGGGCGGCCACGAGATCTCCATCAACATGATGCGGCAATATGGCCACGAGGGCCCCGGCGCGCCGGTGGTCATCGTCACCCACCCCGCCGACACGGCGCGGATGCAGAGCGCGCTGACGGAGATCGACGGGCTCGAGGTCTCGCTTGCCGCGCCGGTCGCACTGCGCATCGAAACGCTCTGA
- a CDS encoding Maf family protein: protein MRLILGSASPRRLELLAQAGITPDAVRPADIDETPAKGELPRPYAERLAREKAAAVLAGAPEGCLVLCADTIVALGRRILGKPRDAAEAAQFLYLLSGRRHRVITAVALAGPRLWTRTVETTVQVKRLSDAEISAYIRSGDWQGKAGGYGIQGRAQAFIPAINGSYSNVVGLPLCETVNLLTGAGVLTEETA from the coding sequence ATGCGACTGATTCTCGGCTCCGCCTCGCCCCGACGGCTGGAGCTTCTCGCCCAGGCCGGGATCACTCCCGACGCCGTACGCCCCGCCGACATCGACGAGACCCCGGCGAAGGGCGAACTTCCCCGACCCTATGCCGAACGCCTTGCCCGCGAGAAGGCCGCCGCCGTGCTGGCGGGGGCGCCGGAGGGCTGTCTCGTGCTCTGCGCCGACACGATCGTCGCCCTCGGGCGCCGCATTCTGGGCAAGCCCCGCGATGCGGCGGAGGCGGCGCAGTTCCTCTACCTGCTCTCCGGGCGGCGCCACCGGGTGATCACCGCGGTCGCCCTCGCCGGCCCGCGCCTGTGGACCCGCACGGTGGAGACCACCGTCCAGGTCAAGCGCCTGTCCGACGCGGAGATTTCCGCCTACATCCGCTCGGGCGACTGGCAGGGCAAGGCCGGGGGCTACGGCATCCAGGGCCGCGCGCAGGCCTTCATTCCCGCCATCAACGGCAGCTACAGCAACGTCGTCGGCCTGCCCCTGTGCGAAACGGTGAACCTGCTCACCGGCGCCGGCGTCCTCACGGAGGAAACCGCATGA
- a CDS encoding ribonuclease E/G produces the protein MKGRVIVTDEIDGRGHAALLVDGRLEDLLVDPAEDDTAPRPGAIYWGRVTRKSQNAGGVFVDLGGAEGLVRESPGLRPGDTVLAQVTSHAEAGKAVPMSARVLYKGRYAILSPTAPGVNVARRIRDPQERNRLAAVAAEALGEDETGAIIRSASEGVAAEAIAEDIAALSELRAAAEAAVDGAPCLAVDAPGAIVEAWRDWSDPDPDAVWQDEDSREGHFEHFGIWEAIDALRRPRVDLPGGGHMYVEATRALVAVDVNTGKDFSPAACLKANLAAIRELPRQLRLRGFGGQVTVDLAPLAKKERVQLETALRAALKADAIETSFAGWTPLGNLELQRKRERRPITELLA, from the coding sequence ATGAAGGGTCGGGTCATCGTCACCGACGAGATCGACGGCCGCGGCCATGCCGCGCTGCTGGTCGACGGCCGCCTCGAGGACCTGCTGGTCGACCCGGCGGAGGACGACACCGCCCCGCGCCCCGGCGCGATCTACTGGGGCCGCGTCACCCGCAAGTCGCAGAACGCCGGCGGCGTGTTCGTCGATCTCGGCGGCGCCGAGGGGCTGGTGCGCGAATCGCCCGGCCTGCGCCCGGGCGACACGGTGCTCGCCCAGGTCACCAGCCATGCCGAGGCCGGCAAGGCCGTGCCGATGAGCGCACGCGTGCTCTACAAGGGCCGCTACGCCATCCTCTCGCCCACCGCGCCGGGGGTGAACGTCGCCCGCCGCATCCGCGACCCGCAGGAGCGCAACCGCCTCGCCGCCGTCGCCGCCGAGGCGCTGGGAGAGGACGAGACCGGCGCCATCATCCGCTCCGCTTCCGAGGGCGTGGCCGCCGAGGCCATCGCCGAGGACATCGCCGCGCTCTCCGAGCTGCGCGCCGCCGCGGAGGCCGCCGTCGACGGCGCGCCCTGCCTCGCCGTCGACGCGCCCGGCGCCATCGTCGAGGCCTGGCGCGACTGGTCGGATCCGGACCCGGACGCGGTCTGGCAGGACGAGGACAGCCGCGAGGGCCATTTCGAGCATTTCGGCATCTGGGAGGCGATCGACGCCCTGCGCCGCCCGCGCGTTGACCTGCCCGGCGGCGGCCACATGTATGTGGAGGCCACCCGCGCCCTCGTGGCCGTCGACGTGAACACCGGGAAGGACTTCTCTCCCGCCGCCTGCCTGAAGGCCAACCTCGCCGCGATTCGCGAACTGCCCCGGCAGCTGCGCCTGCGCGGCTTCGGCGGGCAGGTGACCGTGGACCTCGCCCCGCTGGCCAAGAAGGAGCGGGTGCAACTGGAAACCGCGCTGCGCGCGGCGCTGAAGGCGGATGCGATCGAGACCAGCTTCGCCGGCTGGACCCCGCTCGGAAACCTCGAACTCCAGCGCAAGCGCGAAAGGCGCCCGATCACGGAGCTTCTGGCATGA
- a CDS encoding alpha/beta hydrolase produces MKICVVTDIHDRPGPGACIASGLHPLPGVMRLSLSGLCGRPDLSGEALHRHLFQEGGMGEVVHALRRKVEGCRIGIGYSAGGTAIWRAAAAGLPFEAIFCVSSTRLREEGAISTPNHVFFGAGDHGKPSAEWLSAVPGEATIFDAVGHAYYLDPASEAARATRAVIAERIGR; encoded by the coding sequence ATGAAGATCTGCGTCGTCACGGACATCCACGACCGCCCCGGCCCCGGGGCATGCATCGCCAGCGGGCTGCACCCCCTGCCGGGGGTGATGCGGCTTTCCCTGAGCGGTCTGTGCGGACGGCCGGACCTGTCCGGCGAAGCCCTGCACCGCCATCTCTTTCAGGAGGGCGGCATGGGGGAAGTCGTGCATGCCCTCAGGCGAAAGGTGGAGGGCTGCAGGATCGGGATCGGCTACAGCGCGGGGGGAACCGCGATCTGGCGTGCCGCTGCGGCGGGACTTCCCTTCGAGGCGATATTCTGCGTCTCCTCCACGCGCTTGCGGGAGGAGGGCGCGATTTCAACGCCAAATCACGTGTTCTTCGGCGCAGGTGACCATGGGAAGCCATCCGCCGAATGGCTGTCCGCGGTGCCGGGCGAGGCCACGATATTCGACGCTGTCGGGCACGCTTACTATCTCGACCCCGCGTCCGAGGCGGCCAGGGCAACCCGGGCGGTGATCGCGGAGAGGATAGGTCGCTGA
- a CDS encoding ribonuclease E inhibitor RraB produces the protein MSDETWDWAEQRRDTEFTYAELKKEAGIAPGTVITLDLQFLPAETDSDEEAFMKALSSFGYDVNRYEEDDTVEATVEGVPFTIEDIWVHEERTTKIALARGFAPDGWGFWDPNDDSDEDDADDE, from the coding sequence ATGAGCGACGAGACCTGGGACTGGGCCGAACAGCGGCGCGACACCGAATTCACCTATGCCGAGCTGAAGAAGGAGGCGGGCATCGCGCCCGGCACCGTCATCACCCTCGACCTGCAGTTCCTGCCGGCCGAGACCGACAGCGACGAGGAGGCCTTCATGAAGGCGCTGTCCTCGTTCGGCTATGACGTGAACCGCTACGAGGAAGACGACACGGTGGAGGCCACCGTCGAGGGCGTGCCCTTCACCATCGAGGACATCTGGGTGCATGAGGAGCGCACCACGAAGATCGCCCTGGCTCGCGGCTTCGCGCCCGACGGCTGGGGCTTCTGGGACCCCAATGACGACAGCGACGAGGATGACGCCGACGATGAGTGA
- the infA gene encoding translation initiation factor IF-1: protein MAKEEMLEFPGVVTELLPNATFRVTLDNGHEIIAHTAGKMRKNRIRVLAGDKVQVEMTPYDLTKGRITYRFK from the coding sequence ATGGCCAAGGAAGAGATGCTCGAATTCCCCGGTGTCGTGACCGAGCTGTTGCCGAACGCGACCTTCCGGGTGACGCTCGACAACGGCCATGAGATCATAGCACACACCGCAGGCAAGATGCGCAAGAACCGGATCCGGGTTCTGGCGGGGGACAAGGTTCAGGTCGAGATGACCCCCTATGACCTCACCAAGGGGCGGATCACCTACCGCTTCAAGTAA
- a CDS encoding class I SAM-dependent DNA methyltransferase yields the protein MAGTAFPSGDPHADRRASYAEGLADAGDIPAAIEVLCGALELAPGWAAGWFRLGELHETAGDTDAAARAWDRAVAADPADVLGAGLKRDLARKVPVAEAMPPAFVELLFDQYAAGFERALVGKLGYRGPQILTADLDRAGLHRAARALDLGCGTGLMGQALRPRCDWLGGYDISDRMLAEARRKGVYDLLEKRDISGLALSPARYDLIVAADVFIYLGALERIIAWCAGSLEPSGALAFTLELGSQPVELRESRRFAHSRDYVSGLLADAGFTALSLTECVLRADRGAEVAGLSVVAGAPGTRRDRQGDGAAEVCA from the coding sequence ATGGCGGGCACTGCCTTCCCCTCCGGCGATCCCCATGCGGACCGCCGTGCCTCCTATGCCGAAGGCCTCGCCGATGCGGGCGACATCCCGGCCGCGATCGAGGTGCTGTGCGGCGCGCTCGAGCTGGCGCCCGGCTGGGCCGCCGGCTGGTTCCGCCTCGGCGAGCTGCACGAGACCGCCGGAGACACCGACGCCGCCGCCCGGGCCTGGGACCGCGCGGTGGCCGCCGATCCCGCCGATGTGCTCGGCGCCGGGCTGAAGCGCGACCTGGCGCGGAAGGTGCCGGTGGCCGAGGCCATGCCCCCCGCCTTCGTGGAGCTCCTGTTCGACCAGTACGCCGCGGGCTTCGAGCGCGCCCTGGTCGGCAAGCTGGGCTACCGGGGCCCGCAGATCCTCACCGCCGATCTCGACCGCGCCGGCCTGCACCGGGCGGCGCGCGCGCTCGACCTGGGCTGCGGCACCGGGCTGATGGGGCAGGCGCTGCGCCCGCGCTGCGACTGGCTGGGCGGCTACGACATCTCCGACCGCATGCTGGCGGAGGCCCGCCGCAAGGGCGTCTACGACCTGCTGGAGAAGCGCGACATCTCCGGCCTCGCGCTCTCGCCCGCGCGCTACGACCTCATCGTGGCGGCGGATGTGTTCATCTACCTCGGCGCGCTGGAACGGATCATCGCCTGGTGCGCGGGCTCGCTGGAGCCCTCCGGCGCGCTGGCCTTCACCCTGGAACTGGGCAGCCAGCCGGTGGAACTGCGCGAGAGCCGGCGCTTCGCCCATTCGCGCGACTACGTGAGCGGCCTGCTGGCCGACGCCGGCTTCACCGCGCTCAGCCTCACGGAGTGCGTGCTGCGCGCCGACCGGGGCGCGGAGGTCGCCGGCCTGAGCGTGGTCGCCGGCGCGCCGGGCACCCGCCGCGACCGCCAGGGCGACGGCGCGGCGGAGGTCTGCGCCTGA
- a CDS encoding LL-diaminopimelate aminotransferase: MSEEFYRIKRLPPYVFAEVNRLKAEFRASGADIIDFGMGNPDMDTPPHIVEKLVETVRRPRTHRYSSSKGIPGLRRAQAGYYARRFGVELDPETEVIATLGSKEGLANLAMAITAPGDVMLVPNPSYPIHPYGFMIAGGTLRHVSALHDGRFDPEAYMRSLAQAVKHSVPAPVAVVVSFPSNPTAQVCDLDFYAELIAFAKKHHLWVLSDLAYAEIYFDGVPPPSILQVPGARDVAVEFTSLSKTFSMPGWRMGFAVGNRRLIDALTRIKSYLDYGAFTPVQVAAAAALNGPEDCIAEIRDTYRARRDVMVRAMEQAGWAIPSPAATMFCWAPVPEPFAALGSMEFSKILLREASVAVAPGVGFGEYGEGYVRLGLVENEHRIRQAARGVKKVMQNAGEILARYSQLESGR; this comes from the coding sequence ATGTCCGAGGAATTCTACCGCATCAAGCGTCTGCCCCCCTACGTCTTCGCCGAGGTGAACCGGCTGAAGGCCGAATTCCGTGCGTCCGGCGCCGACATCATCGACTTCGGCATGGGCAACCCGGACATGGACACCCCGCCCCACATCGTGGAGAAGTTGGTGGAGACGGTGCGCCGCCCGCGCACCCACCGCTATTCCTCCTCCAAGGGTATCCCGGGCCTGCGCCGCGCCCAGGCCGGCTACTACGCCCGCCGCTTCGGCGTGGAGCTGGACCCGGAGACCGAGGTGATCGCCACGCTCGGCTCCAAGGAAGGGCTCGCCAACCTCGCCATGGCCATCACCGCACCCGGCGACGTGATGCTGGTGCCCAACCCCTCCTATCCGATCCATCCTTACGGGTTCATGATCGCGGGCGGCACGCTGCGCCATGTCTCCGCGCTGCATGACGGGCGCTTCGACCCCGAGGCCTACATGCGCTCGCTCGCCCAGGCGGTGAAGCACTCGGTGCCCGCCCCGGTGGCGGTGGTGGTGAGCTTCCCGTCGAACCCCACGGCGCAGGTCTGCGACCTCGATTTCTACGCCGAGCTGATCGCCTTCGCGAAGAAGCACCACCTCTGGGTGCTCTCCGACCTCGCCTATGCCGAGATCTACTTCGACGGCGTGCCGCCGCCCTCCATCCTGCAGGTGCCCGGCGCGCGCGACGTGGCGGTGGAATTCACCTCGCTGTCCAAGACCTTCTCCATGCCGGGCTGGCGCATGGGCTTCGCGGTGGGGAACCGGCGGTTGATCGACGCGCTCACGCGCATCAAGTCGTATCTGGACTACGGGGCCTTCACCCCGGTGCAGGTGGCCGCCGCCGCGGCGCTGAACGGGCCGGAGGATTGCATCGCGGAGATCCGCGACACCTACCGTGCGCGGCGCGACGTGATGGTGCGCGCCATGGAGCAGGCCGGATGGGCGATCCCCTCGCCCGCCGCGACCATGTTCTGCTGGGCGCCGGTGCCCGAGCCCTTCGCGGCGCTGGGCTCGATGGAATTCTCGAAGATCCTCCTGCGCGAGGCCTCCGTGGCCGTGGCGCCGGGGGTGGGCTTCGGCGAGTACGGCGAGGGCTACGTGCGCCTCGGCCTCGTGGAGAACGAGCACCGCATCCGCCAGGCGGCGCGCGGTGTGAAGAAAGTGATGCAGAACGCCGGCGAGATCCTCGCCCGGTACAGCCAGCTGGAGAGCGGCAGATGA
- a CDS encoding PHA/PHB synthase family protein — protein MTSKGFVSEEYSEQAEAAQVFAHNMALVAEQSQQVWSRFLDAKLRDSRPVHGDPLNTLPAFNELGQAWLHNPEKLAEQTLELWNAQLELWRRITLRFMGGEDRGPMASPARGDRRFRHEDWSQNVLFDYLKQSYLLTSTYIQDAVASAAIEDDRDRRKVAFYTRQFVEAMNPANFYATNPEVLHATMQEKGENLVRGMKMMLEDLERGRGNLLIRQTDMTAFAVGRNMAMTPGKVIFENHLFQLIQYAPVTEKVHATPLLILPPWINKFYILDLNEQKSLVRWLVAQGHTVFMVSWVNPDERQKDETWATYMFDGASTAIDKVLEETGQKALNLTSYCIGGTLAGGMLAYFAKVKDRRVKSATFFTAQLDFEDAGELQVFVDDQTIAVVDEQMDKGYLPAEAMAQAFNMLRASDLIWGYVVNNYLLGKDPFPFDLLYWNSDSTRMAAKVHHFYLDHFYNRNALVAGDLQVGGKSVTLADIDVPVYHIAAKEDHIAPAESIYRGARLMTGAKVRFVLSGSGHIAGVVNPPEMNKYQFWTNEDMSAPDVEHWLNGATETPGSWWPDWDAWLAKHSRSKVAARDPGAVLGTIEDAPGRYVTVRSDGS, from the coding sequence ATGACATCGAAGGGCTTCGTTTCCGAAGAATACTCGGAACAGGCGGAAGCGGCACAGGTTTTTGCCCACAACATGGCGCTGGTGGCTGAACAGTCGCAACAGGTCTGGAGCCGGTTCCTCGACGCCAAGCTGCGCGACAGCCGCCCCGTTCACGGCGACCCGCTCAACACCCTGCCCGCCTTCAACGAACTGGGCCAGGCCTGGCTGCACAACCCCGAGAAGCTGGCCGAGCAGACGCTGGAGCTGTGGAACGCCCAGCTGGAGCTGTGGCGCCGCATCACCCTGCGCTTCATGGGCGGGGAAGACCGCGGGCCCATGGCCAGCCCCGCGCGGGGCGACCGGCGGTTCCGCCATGAGGACTGGTCGCAGAACGTGCTGTTCGACTACCTCAAGCAATCCTACCTGCTCACCTCCACCTACATCCAGGACGCCGTCGCCTCCGCCGCGATCGAGGATGACCGGGACCGGCGCAAGGTGGCCTTCTACACCCGCCAGTTCGTGGAGGCGATGAACCCGGCGAACTTCTACGCCACCAACCCCGAGGTGCTGCACGCCACCATGCAGGAGAAGGGCGAGAACCTGGTGCGCGGCATGAAGATGATGCTGGAGGACTTGGAGCGCGGCCGCGGCAACCTGCTCATCCGCCAGACCGACATGACCGCCTTCGCCGTGGGCCGCAACATGGCGATGACCCCGGGCAAGGTGATCTTCGAGAACCACCTGTTCCAGCTCATCCAGTACGCGCCGGTGACCGAGAAGGTGCATGCCACGCCGCTGCTGATCCTCCCGCCCTGGATCAACAAGTTCTACATCCTCGACCTCAACGAGCAGAAGAGCCTGGTGCGCTGGCTGGTGGCGCAGGGCCACACGGTGTTCATGGTGTCCTGGGTGAACCCGGACGAGCGCCAGAAGGACGAGACCTGGGCCACCTACATGTTCGACGGCGCCTCCACCGCCATCGACAAGGTGCTGGAGGAGACCGGCCAGAAGGCGCTCAACCTCACCTCCTACTGCATCGGCGGCACGCTGGCCGGCGGCATGCTGGCCTATTTCGCCAAGGTGAAGGACCGGCGGGTGAAATCCGCCACCTTCTTCACCGCCCAGCTCGACTTCGAGGACGCGGGCGAGCTGCAGGTGTTCGTGGACGACCAGACCATCGCCGTGGTCGACGAGCAGATGGACAAGGGCTACCTGCCCGCCGAGGCCATGGCCCAGGCCTTCAACATGCTGCGCGCCTCCGACCTGATCTGGGGCTACGTGGTGAACAACTACCTGCTGGGAAAGGACCCCTTCCCCTTCGACCTGCTCTACTGGAACTCCGACAGCACCCGCATGGCCGCGAAGGTGCATCACTTCTACCTGGACCATTTCTACAACCGCAACGCGCTGGTGGCGGGGGACCTGCAGGTGGGCGGCAAGAGCGTCACCCTCGCGGACATCGACGTGCCGGTCTACCACATCGCGGCGAAGGAGGATCACATCGCCCCGGCGGAATCGATCTACCGCGGCGCGCGGCTGATGACCGGGGCGAAAGTGCGCTTCGTGCTCTCCGGTTCCGGGCACATCGCCGGGGTGGTGAACCCGCCGGAGATGAACAAGTACCAGTTCTGGACCAACGAGGACATGAGCGCGCCGGACGTGGAGCACTGGCTGAACGGCGCCACGGAGACCCCCGGTTCCTGGTGGCCGGACTGGGACGCCTGGCTGGCGAAGCACTCGCGCTCGAAGGTCGCGGCGCGCGACCCCGGCGCCGTGCTCGGCACCATCGAGGACGCCCCGGGCCGCTACGTCACCGTGCGCTCGGACGGAAGCTGA
- a CDS encoding TetR/AcrR family transcriptional regulator codes for MGRRSGSKGASTAEAVQAAARRLIAQRGFAAVSMRDIAAEVGVQAGTIYLYTPDKQSLLLALMRDHLLALLAAWEAEAALAEAETAPQALERFVRFHVGYHISRPDEVFIAYMELRNLTEANFAEVEALRDGYESALRGLLARGVAEGQFTLPDLRLTARAIIAMLTGVTTWYRAGGRLSPAQVADHYADLVRRMTHAATP; via the coding sequence ATGGGGCGCAGGAGCGGATCGAAGGGGGCGAGCACCGCCGAGGCGGTGCAGGCAGCGGCGCGCCGGCTGATCGCGCAGCGCGGTTTCGCGGCCGTGTCGATGCGCGACATCGCCGCCGAGGTGGGCGTCCAGGCCGGCACCATCTATCTCTACACCCCCGACAAGCAGAGCCTGCTGCTGGCGCTGATGCGTGACCATCTCCTCGCCCTGCTGGCCGCCTGGGAGGCCGAGGCCGCCCTCGCGGAGGCGGAGACCGCCCCGCAGGCGCTGGAGCGGTTCGTGCGCTTCCACGTCGGCTACCACATCTCCCGGCCGGACGAGGTGTTCATCGCCTACATGGAACTGCGCAACCTCACGGAGGCGAATTTCGCCGAGGTCGAGGCCCTGCGAGACGGCTACGAGAGCGCCCTGCGCGGCCTCCTCGCCCGGGGCGTGGCCGAGGGGCAGTTCACCCTGCCGGACCTGCGCTTGACCGCCCGGGCCATCATTGCCATGCTGACGGGCGTGACCACCTGGTATCGCGCCGGGGGGCGGCTGTCGCCCGCCCAGGTTGCCGACCATTATGCCGACCTCGTCCGCCGCATGACCCATGCGGCGACACCCTAG
- a CDS encoding ion channel codes for MGYGDVVPVTVPGRLFAAVTALTGIGIIAIPTGILAGAFS; via the coding sequence GTGGGCTACGGGGACGTGGTTCCGGTGACGGTTCCGGGCCGGCTGTTCGCCGCGGTCACGGCGCTCACCGGGATCGGGATCATCGCGATTCCGACCGGCATTCTCGCCGGGGCCTTCTCCTAG
- a CDS encoding DNA gyrase inhibitor YacG, with product MSCPICARPTEPAYRPFCSKRCADVDLGRWLQGSYSIPAEEEEAPDDLDEETGENTVRRH from the coding sequence ATGAGTTGCCCGATCTGCGCGCGGCCGACCGAACCGGCCTACCGCCCCTTCTGCTCGAAACGCTGCGCCGATGTCGATCTCGGCCGCTGGCTGCAGGGGTCCTATTCCATCCCCGCCGAGGAGGAAGAGGCCCCTGACGATCTCGACGAAGAGACCGGCGAAAACACCGTCAGAAGGCACTAG
- the glpX gene encoding class II fructose-bisphosphatase, which yields MADNEIFADRMLSLGLARVSEAAAIASAKLIGMGDEKAADQAAVDAMRTQLNLLDIKGVVVIGEGERDEAPMLYIGEEVGSGNGPGVDIALDPLEGTTLTAKDMPNALAVIAMGPRGSMLHAPDVYMDKLAIGPGYAEGVVDLDMTPTERIQALAKAKGTSLSDITCCVLERPRHEELIREIRATGARIRLITDGDVAGVIHCAEAAKTGIDMYMGSGGAPEGVLAASALKCMGGQIQGRLLFRNDDERGRAAKAGITDLDKIYSRDEMVTQDVIFAATGVTNGSVVSGARRDGEYLETETILMRSKTGSVRRLFYRQRNQ from the coding sequence ATGGCGGATAACGAGATTTTCGCGGACCGCATGCTCTCCCTGGGGCTTGCGCGCGTGTCCGAGGCAGCGGCCATCGCCTCGGCCAAGCTGATCGGCATGGGCGACGAGAAGGCCGCGGACCAGGCGGCCGTGGACGCCATGCGCACCCAGCTGAACCTGCTCGACATCAAGGGCGTGGTGGTGATCGGCGAGGGCGAGCGCGACGAGGCGCCGATGCTCTACATCGGCGAGGAAGTGGGCTCGGGCAACGGCCCCGGCGTGGACATCGCGCTCGACCCGCTGGAGGGCACCACCCTCACCGCGAAGGACATGCCGAACGCGCTGGCGGTCATCGCCATGGGGCCGCGCGGCTCGATGCTGCATGCACCGGACGTCTACATGGACAAGCTGGCCATCGGGCCGGGCTATGCGGAGGGCGTCGTCGACCTCGACATGACCCCGACCGAGCGCATCCAGGCGCTGGCGAAGGCGAAGGGCACCTCGCTGTCCGACATCACCTGCTGCGTGCTGGAGCGCCCGCGCCACGAGGAGCTGATCCGCGAGATCCGGGCCACCGGCGCGCGCATCCGCCTGATCACCGACGGTGATGTGGCCGGCGTGATCCACTGCGCCGAAGCCGCCAAGACCGGCATCGACATGTACATGGGCTCCGGCGGCGCGCCTGAGGGCGTTCTCGCCGCCTCCGCGCTCAAGTGCATGGGCGGCCAGATCCAGGGCCGGCTGCTGTTCCGCAACGACGACGAGCGCGGCCGGGCCGCCAAGGCCGGCATCACCGATCTCGACAAGATCTACTCGCGCGACGAGATGGTGACCCAGGACGTGATCTTCGCCGCCACCGGCGTGACCAACGGCTCCGTGGTCTCCGGCGCGCGCCGCGACGGCGAGTACCTGGAGACCGAGACCATCCTGATGCGCTCCAAGACCGGCTCCGTGCGCCGCCTGTTCTACCGCCAGCGCAACCAGTAA